The region TATGAAGTTTCCCGGTTACGAGAGACCAAAAGAAGCTTTGAGAAATCTACTTCACGAGAACCTGACAGACCCGTCCCAGTTCAGTGAGCGCACCGCGCAAATCCCAATCTTTACTATCTCTTGATCCCACAAGGTTTGAAACAGTCCGCACCTGACATAGCCCCACCCCGACGAGGGCGCACACATAAGCAGCCGCAAAACCTTCCATATTTTCTATATCCGCCGCATATTCATTTCTGTATACAGCAGCACCTTCCGCTGTGGCGGTCACTCCGCTCACAGTCAATGACACAGCTTCAGGCAGATTCTCAAATCGGTCAAGTCCAGAATCAAAAAGCCTTTTTCCAGAACAGAGTCTGAGAGCATTCCAGACAGGCTGACCGTCAATCTCAGCGAGGCTGAATCCCAGCCCTTTTGGATCGACAAGCCCGTCTTTTTTTAATCCGAATTCAGGCCAGATTTCTTTCCTCACCACACATGCGGAGCAAAGCGGAAACTGCTCGGCGTTAAATGTTCCGGCAATACCTGCCAGCACAACAATACCAACATCATTTCCGGCCAAGGCCCGGGTGATGGCGAAAGATGTATTTATAATCCCGATTCCGGTCACCAACAACAGCGCGGGACGACTGCCGAGCATGAACTCTACAACACTGCCCTGCTCCAGAGCAGGCAGCTTGCAGAAACCGCCAAGTGCGGCCTTCATCTCCTTGGCTGTTGCTGTGACAAAAAGAATCGGTTTCAAAAACTAAAGTCTCCAGTGTCTGATGCCGGCTTCTTTCAATTCCTCACGGTCAAAGAAGCATTTAACATCAATGATCAGCGCATTCTCAGGATTTCTGAACCAGCTTTTGATGGTATCAAGGCTGAGCTCACGGTATTTATCGTGGGATACAGCCAGAATAACGGCTTCAAGATCTTTAAATTCATCAAAAGAGGAGGTGGTGATGTTGTATTCTTCAACAGCTTCTTCAGGATCGGCATATGCATCATGGATAAGCACATCTACGCCGAACGACGACAGTTCCTCAACAACATCAACAACCTTGGTATTGCGCAGATCGGGAACATTTTCCTTAAAGGTCAAACCGAGAATACCTACTTTGGCGCCTTTGACCTTGCTATCGCCATTGATCATCTGCTTTACGGTGGTGTCGGCAATGAACTTACCTACAGAGTCGTTAATCTTGCGACCTGCAAGTATTACCTGCGGATGATGACCGATCTCCTCCGCCTTGGTGGTCAGGTAATACGGATCGACACCGATGCAGTGCCCACCGACCAGACCGGGACGGAAAGGAAGAAAATTCCACTTGGTTCCTGCTGCTTCGAGAACATCAAGAGTATCGATTCCCATTTTATCGAAAATCATGGAAAGTTCATTCATCAGCGAAATATTCAGGTCACGCTGGGTATTTTCTATGACTTTTGCAGCTTCTGCAACCTTGATGCTTGATGCGCGATGGGTTCCGGCGGTAACGATGGATGAATAGAGCTGATCCAGCAGTTCGGCCACTTCGTCATTATTACCGGCCACAACTTTGACGATGGTCTGTAAAGTATGCTCGCGGTCACCGGGATTGATGCGCTCAGGAGAATAGCCAACACCGAAATCATCACCATATTTGAGGCCGGATTTGTCTTCAAGAAGGGGCACACAAATATCTTCGGTGAGTCCGGGGTAAACCGTTGATTCGTAGACAACAATTGAACCGGCCGCCATGTTTTCGCCAACCATCGTGGTAGCACCGACTACAGGACGCAGGTCCGGGTTACGTGCTTCATCGATTGGAGTGGGAACGGCGACAATGATTACACTGCATTCTTTAAGGCGGGATGCATTGGTGCTGAATTCCACATAGTTGTGAAAATCATTTTCCAACACTTCGGCGGTGCGGTCATAACCTTCGCGAAGTTCTTTCACACGTTGCTCGGAGATATCAATCCCCAGAACATTGAATTTTCGTCCGAGAGCGACTGCCAGGGGCAGCCCTACATATCCCAGACCGACGACTGCGATAGATGTGTTCTTCTTTTCGATATCAAAAAATTTAATCATAACCTGTTGTCCTTTATTGCTTAGATAATCTGACAAGTCCCTAAAACACTTGCATAATAATCCAGGACTTAAAATTTAATAAAGTAACTTTGTTCAGTAAGGGTAGACAGAATCAGCCTGCACATATACATAGCACTTATTATGCACATTGATTGGACATTTTTGCTGTCAGCCCTTGGACTGGCCTTCATTATTGAAGGGATTCCTTATTTTATCTTTTCTGAGCGCATGCCCAGAATACTTATATCCATTATCGAACGAGGCCCGCGACAATTGCGTATCCTCGGACTTATT is a window of Maridesulfovibrio sp. DNA encoding:
- the mqnB gene encoding futalosine hydrolase, which gives rise to MKPILFVTATAKEMKAALGGFCKLPALEQGSVVEFMLGSRPALLLVTGIGIINTSFAITRALAGNDVGIVVLAGIAGTFNAEQFPLCSACVVRKEIWPEFGLKKDGLVDPKGLGFSLAEIDGQPVWNALRLCSGKRLFDSGLDRFENLPEAVSLTVSGVTATAEGAAVYRNEYAADIENMEGFAAAYVCALVGVGLCQVRTVSNLVGSRDSKDWDLRGALTELGRVCQVLVK
- a CDS encoding DUF2065 domain-containing protein, translated to MHIDWTFLLSALGLAFIIEGIPYFIFSERMPRILISIIERGPRQLRILGLIAMIFGLLLISLGQSLGEM
- a CDS encoding nucleotide sugar dehydrogenase translates to MIKFFDIEKKNTSIAVVGLGYVGLPLAVALGRKFNVLGIDISEQRVKELREGYDRTAEVLENDFHNYVEFSTNASRLKECSVIIVAVPTPIDEARNPDLRPVVGATTMVGENMAAGSIVVYESTVYPGLTEDICVPLLEDKSGLKYGDDFGVGYSPERINPGDREHTLQTIVKVVAGNNDEVAELLDQLYSSIVTAGTHRASSIKVAEAAKVIENTQRDLNISLMNELSMIFDKMGIDTLDVLEAAGTKWNFLPFRPGLVGGHCIGVDPYYLTTKAEEIGHHPQVILAGRKINDSVGKFIADTTVKQMINGDSKVKGAKVGILGLTFKENVPDLRNTKVVDVVEELSSFGVDVLIHDAYADPEEAVEEYNITTSSFDEFKDLEAVILAVSHDKYRELSLDTIKSWFRNPENALIIDVKCFFDREELKEAGIRHWRL